DNA from Parageobacillus thermoglucosidasius:
TGGATTGGTTTATTGCAAGAATTAGAAAAAGGAAACTATGACGTAAGCAGTTTAACGCGGATCGTATGCGGCGGTGCGGCGGCGCCAAAAGGAGTGATCCGCGCGTTTGAAGAAAAATACAAAATCCCGTTTATCCACGCCTATGGCATGACGGAAACAAGCCCGATCGTTTTAGTATCGCGCCCAAAAAGCTATCAGCAAGACTTGCCTTATGAAGAACAATTAGCATTGCGCGCAAAACAAGGAATTCTCGTTCCAGGCTTGGAAATGAAAGTCATCGGCAAGGATGGGGAAGTGCGCTGGGATGGGCAAGAAATGGGCGAGTTATGTTTGCGCGGTCCGTGGATTGCGTCGGAATATTATCGCGATGAGCGGACAAAAGAAGCGTTCCGTGACGGATGGCTGCATACGGGAGATGTCGTCACTGTCGATGAAGAAGGATTTGTCAAGATTGTCGACCGCACGAAAGATGTTATAAAAAGCGGTGGAGAGTGGATTTCTTCTGTTGATTTAGAAAATGCGTTAATGGCGCATGAAGCAGTATTCGAAGCGGCGGTTGTCGCCGTGCCGCATCCGAAATGGCAAGAACGGCCGATTGCCTGCGTTGTTGTAAAAGAAGGAAAAACGGTGACGAAGGAAGAGCTTTATGATTTTTTGCGGCCGCAGTTTACAAAATGGTGGCTGCCGGATGACATTGTCTTTATGAAAGAAATACCGAAAACGAGTGTCGGAAAATTTTTGAAACGAAGGCTGCGCGAGGAGTTGCAAAACTATTATTTTAGCAAGGATGCTCAATAACAAATGATATAGCTTAATGTGCGACAGATTGATGTAAATGGGGGAGATGCGATGGCAAAGACAATCGCAGTAGTCGGCGCCGGATTAATGGGAAGCGGCATTGCCCAGTCGGTAGCGATGGCGGGAAAAAATGTCCGTTTATACGATATTTCCGAAGCGGCCTTGGAAAAAGGGATTGCTTCGGTGCAAAAAAGCCTGGCCCGGTTTGTGAAGGCAGGGAAATTATCCGAACAAGCCGCGCAGCAAACGTTACAACGCATTCGCGCCGGCACTGATTTGCAAGAAGCAGTAGAGGAGGCGGATGTCGTCATTGAAGCGGTGCCGGAAGATTTATCATTAAAGAAAGACGTATTCCAAAAGCTAGACCGCTATACGAAGCGGGAGGCTATTTTAGCAACGAATACATCTGAATTAAGCGTGACAGCCATTGCCAGTGCGACGACAAAGCCGGATAAAGTGATCGGCATGCATTGGTTTAATCCGGCCCCGGTCATGAAGCTGATTGAAATCGTGAAAGGAGAGACGACATCTGAAGAGACGGTAGCAGCTGTCCAGAAGCTGTCTCAAGAAATCGGCAAAGAAACGGTCGTTGTCAAAGATCGGCAAGGGTTTGTCACGACAAGAGCGATTGCTGCACACATGATCGAATGTATCCGCATGTATGAAGAAGGAGTCGCGTCCGCTGAGGATATTGATAAAGCGGTTCGCCTCGGATTGAACTATCCGATGGGGCCGCTGGAGCTGGCCGATATGGTCGGATTAGACACGATGCTGTTTGTTAGCGAAAATTTAACGGAAGCTTACGGAGACCGTTTCCGGGCGCCGCAAATTTTGCGCAAGCTGGTCGAAGCAGGACATTTAGGAAGAAAAACGGGAAAAGGATTTTATACGTACAATAAATAGATGCAAGGGGGAAGAAGGATGAGAGAAGTTGTCATTGTCGAAGCGGTGCGCACTCCTGTCGGCAAACGAAACGGTGTGTTCCGCAACGTCCATCCCGTTCATTTGGCGGCGATTGTGTTAGATGAAGTGGTAAAAAGAGCGGGAATCGAAAAACGGCTTGTTGAAGATATCGTGATGGGATGTGTCACACCAATTGCGGAGCAAGGTTACAATATCGGACGGCTTGCCGCGCTCGAGGCGGGGTTTCCCATCGAAGTGCCGGCTGTGCAAATCAATCGGATGTGCGGTTCAGGGCAGCAGGCGATTCATTTTGCCGCTCAAGAAATTCGCTCTGGCGATATGGACATTACGATTGCTGCCGGCGTTGAAAGCATGACGAAAGTGCCGATTTTAAGCGATGGCAACGAAAAAACGATTCCGCCGTCGCTCCAGGAAAAATATGAATTTGTCCACCAAGGCGTTTCCGCGGAATTAATCGCCAAGAAGTACGGATTGACGCGCGAGCAGCTCGATGCATATGCGTATGAAAGCCATCAGCGTGCGATTCGGGCGCAAGAACAAGGAATATTTGATCAAGAAATCGTGCCTGTGGAAGGCTTGGACAAAGAAGGAAACGCCATCATGGTAACAAAAGATGAAGGGCCGCGCCGGGATACATCGCCAGAAGCGCTCGCTTCACTAAGGCCTGTTTTTCGGGAAAACGGAAAAATTACAGCCGGCAATGCAAGCCAAATGAGTGACGGGGCGGCCGCAGTGCTATTAATGGAAAAAGAAACAGCGCGGGAACTTGGCGTAACGCCAAAAGCGAAGATCATCGCGCAAACGGTCGTCGGCTCTGATCCGACATATATGCTTGACGGCGTAATTCCTGCGACAAAAAAAGTGCTGCAAAAAGCGGGATTAACGGTGGATGATATCGATTTAATTGAAATCAACGAAGCGTTTGCTCCTGTTGTATTAGCGTGGCAAAAGGAAATTGGCGCTCCGTTTTCCAAAGTGAACGTAAACGGCGGCGCCATCGCGCTCGGCCATCCGTTAGGTGCAACCGGCGCGAAATTAATGACATCGCTCGTTAACGAGCTGAAACGGCGAAACGGCAAATACGGGTTGCTGACAATTTGCATCGGCCACGGGATGGCTACCGCAACGATCATCGAACGGCTGTAACAAAACCGGCGCTGTAAATGCGCCGGTTTTTTCAAGATTGATCCATCGATTGATTCCGCAATGAACGGTGCGGAAGTTTCCAATTATACGTGTACGATAAAATTCTTAAAAGCGTGACAACAACGAACAATAGATAAAGCTCGACGGGGGTAGAGGCGAGTTTTGTTCCGACTGCTACCCCGGCGACAATCGCCCATACGGCGTAAATCTCCGCGCGAAGCACGAGCGGTTTTCTGCCGGCAAGGATGTCACGGATAATTCCGCCGCCGCTGCCTGTGAGCACCGCGGCAACAATCACCGCGCTGAGCGGATGGTTCATTTTTACGGCATAAAGCGCCCCTTGGATGGCAAACGCCGAAAGACCGAGCGCATCAAAAAAATTTCCCCACCGTTTCCAATGTGCCAATGTTTTTTGCGGAAATAAATAAACGACAGTCATTGCCAATAACGCGATAAGAAACAACGTTCCTTGCTCCCATAATGCCGATACCGGCACGCCGATAAGCAAATTGCGAATGGCGCCGCCGCCAAACGCGGTAACGATGCCAAGAATGTAAACGCCAAGTAAATCATATTCTTCTTCCATCGCGACAATCGCGCCGCTTATGGCAAAAGCAATCGTACCAATGATGCTTAACACTTCCCATGTCATATGTGCATTCCTCTCATTCTCGTTGTACGGTAACATTGTACAGCGAATATAGACGGGAAATCAATCTTCCAGTTTATATAATAACAAACTGTATGCCCGCTATATAGCGATTTGCAGCAAGATTTGCTATGATGGAGGCAGATTGAGTCATGCAGATGGAAAGAAGGTGCTGCATTTGAACGAACGCGAAAAAGTGATTTTAGTCGGGTGCCAACTTCCCGATATCGATGAGGAACGGTTTTCTTATTCCATGGAAGAATTAGCGTCGCTAGTGCATACCGCAAATGGCGAAGTTATTATGACCGTTACGCAAAAGCGGGAAGCGGCCCATCCAGCGACATATATTGGAAAAGGAAAAGTAGAAGAGCTTGCTCGCCTTGTCGAGCAATTGGAGCCAGATGTCGTTATTTTTAATGATGAATTATCGCCGAGTCAAAACCGCAACTTGTCAAGGCAGCTATCCGTCCGTATTATTGACAGGACGCAGCTTATTTTAGATATATTCGCGCAACGCGCACGCTCCAAAGAAGGAAAGCTGCAAGTAGAGCTTGCGCAATTGCAATATTTATTGCCGCGCTTAAGCGGGCAAGGAACGGAGCTGTCTCGCCTTGGCGGCGGGATCGGAACAAGAGGACCAGGGGAAACAAAGTTAGAAACGGACCGCCGCCATATTTACCGGCGCATCGATGAAATCAAAACACAATTGAAATTGGTTGCCGAACACCGCGAGCGGTACCGGGAGCGCCGCAAAAAAAATCACGTTTTTCAAATTTCGCTTGTCGGCTATACGAACGCGGGAAAATCGACGCTGTTTAATCGTCTGACCGACGCGGATTCATTCGAGGAAAATTTATTGTTTGCCACCCTCGACCCGCTCACGCGAAAAATGACGCTTCCAAGCGGCTATACCGTGCTTTTAACGGATACGGTCGGCTTTATTCAAGATTTGCCGACAACGTTGGTGGCGGCGTTTCGTTCCACGCTCGAGGAGGTAAAAGAAGCAGACTTAATTTTGCACGTTGTCGATTCATCGAATCCGGATTATTATCATCATGAACAGACGGTTTACGAATTGCTCGATGAGCTGGGGGTTTCCTCCATTCCGATCGTTACCATCTACAACAAACGGGATATTGCCCATCGCAACTTTGTGCCGAGCACTAAAACAGATGCAATCATCATCAGCGCTTTTGACGCGCATGATTTGCGCAGATTGCGGCAATTTATTGAAGAAACGATGATGAAGCAAATGGTTCATTATCATGCATCAATTCCGAGCAATGAGGGAAGACTGCTAGCTCAGTTAAAAGCGGAAACGATTTTGCGAGAGTTGCATTATAATGAAGAAAGCGGCATGTATGAATGTAAAGGCTATATGATGCCAAAACATCCGCTATATGGACAATTGCAACAATAAAAATAGAAAGGGTCATCATATGTTTACACAGTTACGGCATGGAGAAAAAATCGCTGCACTTGTGAAAGAAATCGAAGCGCAAATCGCACCAATCCATAAAGAAATTGAGGAACGGATCGATATCAATCAATATCGGGTCTTAGACAGTTTTCGGCGTCATAAAGTAAGTGACAGCCATTTCATTCCATCAACAGGATATGGATATGATGACATCGGCCGCGATACGCTCGAGCAAATATATGCGGACGTATTCGGCGGCGAGGCGGGACTTGTCCGTCCGCAAATTATTTCAGGAACACATGCGATTTCCATCGCTTTATTCGGCATTCTTCGCCCAGGTGATGAGCTGCTTTACATCACTGGAAATCCGTATGATACGTTAGAAGAAATCGTCGGCATCCGCGGCAGCGGCGTCGGCTCATTAAAGGAATTTCATATTCATTATCAAAGTGTGCCGCTAACAGCAGAAGGTCGCGTTGACTTTGATGCCGTCAAAAACGCGATTAACGGGCGGACAAAAATGATCGGCATTCAGCGTTCGCGGGGGTATGCGACGCGTCCATCATTTACGATTGAAGAAATAAGCGAAATGATTTCGTTTGTGAAAGCGATCAAACCGGATGTTGTTGTGTTCGTTGACAATTGCTATGGCGAATTTGTCGAAGAAAAAGAGCCATGCCACGTCGGCGCAGATTTAATGGCGGGATCGCTGATCAAAAATCCTGGCGGAGGGCTTGCGAAAACGGGTGGCTATATCGTTGGAAAAAAACAATACGTGCAAGCATGCTCGTATCGCATGACCTCTCCTGGCATCGGCGGCGAAGCAGGCCCGACCTTATATAGCTTACATGAAATGTATCAAGGATTTTTCTTAGCTCCTCATATCGTTGGCCAAGCATTAAAAGGCGCGGTGTTTACAGCGGCGATGCTTGAACGGATCGGTTTAAACACGCAGCCGTCTTGGGATGCGACGCGGACGGATTTAGTTCAATCAGTGCAATTTGATGATCCGGAGCAAATGATCGCGTTTTGCCAAGCGATTCAGTTTTCCTCTCCGGTAAATGCGCATTTTACCCCATATCCAAGCTATATGCCCGGCTATGAAGACGACGTCATTATGGCGGCAGGAACGTTTATTCAAGGAGCGAGCATTGAATTAACGGCAGATGGCCCGATCCGCCCTCCATATGTCGCTTACGTGCAAGGAGGGTTAACGTATTCACACGTCAAAATCGCCATTTGTACGGCGATCGATCAATTGCTCGAAAAACAATTAATTTCTTTGTAATAAAATCTAACATAATATTGACATATATTTTAACATGGTATAAAATAAATCATCATAAGCGAGGAGGAATTGGCATGAGTAGTAATATTCGTCGTTCCATGCCATTGTTTCCGATTGGGATAGTGATGCAATTAACAGAATTGTCCGCCCGCCAAATCCGTTATTATGAGGAGCACGGCCTTGTTTCTCCTGCGCGTACAGAAGGAAATCGCCGCTTGTTTTCGCTCAACGACATCGATCGCCTTCTGGAAATTAAAGATTTGATCGATCAAGGAGTTAACTTGGCCGGCATTAAGCAAATTTTTGCGGCGCGACAAGCGGATAAGAAGGAAAAACAAGAGGAAAAGGTCGAAAAAGTCGTGAAACAAAGCTTATCCGATGAGGAATTGCGCGAAATTTTGCGAACGGAGTTAATGCAGGCGGGGCGTTTCCACCGTGCATCACTTCGCCAAGGAGATCTCGCTCGCTTCTTTCACTAATGAAAATTCAAATTGGGAGCCGGGGAGGAGTTAACAAATGGCAAAGTACACGAGAGAAGACATTATGCGCATCGTCAAAGAAGAAAACGTCAAGTATATCCGTCTGCAATTTACTGATATTCTTGGCACCATTAAAAACGTGGAAATCCCGATCAGCCAACTGGAAAAAGCGTTAAACAACAAAATTATGTTTGACGGTTCATCGATTGAAGGATTTGTCCGCATTGAAGAATCGGATATGTACTTATACCCTGATTTAGATACGTTCGTTATTTTCCCGTGGACGGCGGAAAAAGGAAAAGTGGCCCGCTTTATTTGCGATATTTATAATGCCGATGGCACTCCGTTTGAAGGATGTCCTCGCTATAACTTGAAGCGGATGCTGAAAGAGATGGAAGCGCTCGGATTTACCGCTTTCAATCTAGGCGCAGAACCGGAATTCTTCCTGTTTAAACTTGATGAAAACGGGCGCCCAACCCTTGAATTGAACGACCAAGGCGGTTATTTTGACTTGGCGCCTACCGATTTAGGAGAAAACTGCCGCCGCGACATTGTTCTTGAATTAGAAGAAATGGGATTTGAAATTGAAGCTTCGCACCATGAAGTAGCGCCTGGCCAGCATGAAATCGACTTTAAATACGCAGATGCGGTCAAAGCGTGCGATGATATCCAAACGTTTAAGCTTGTTGTCAAAACGATTGCGCGCAAACATGGCCTTCACGCAACATTTATGCCAAAACCGATCTTCGGTATTAACGGGTCTGGAATGCACTGCAATTTATCGCTATTTAGAAATAACGAAAACGCGTTTTTCGATCCAAACGCCGACTTGCAATTAAGTGAGACGGCGCGCCAATTCATCGCTGGTGTGCTGAAACATGCGCCGAACTTTACAGCGGTGACAAACCCGACGGTGAACTCATACAAACGCCTTGTGCCTGGCTATGAAGCGCCATGTTATGTTGCATGGTCCGCCCGCAATCGCAGCCCGCTGATCCGTATCCCAGCTTCGCGCGGAATGAGCACGCGCATTGAAGTGCGCAGCGTGGATCCATCGGCAAATCCGTATTTGGCAATGGCGGTATTATTAGCAGCTGGACTAGACGGAATTAAAAACAAATTAACCCCTCCGGCTCCGGTGGATCGCAATAT
Protein-coding regions in this window:
- a CDS encoding 3-hydroxyacyl-CoA dehydrogenase family protein, translated to MAKTIAVVGAGLMGSGIAQSVAMAGKNVRLYDISEAALEKGIASVQKSLARFVKAGKLSEQAAQQTLQRIRAGTDLQEAVEEADVVIEAVPEDLSLKKDVFQKLDRYTKREAILATNTSELSVTAIASATTKPDKVIGMHWFNPAPVMKLIEIVKGETTSEETVAAVQKLSQEIGKETVVVKDRQGFVTTRAIAAHMIECIRMYEEGVASAEDIDKAVRLGLNYPMGPLELADMVGLDTMLFVSENLTEAYGDRFRAPQILRKLVEAGHLGRKTGKGFYTYNK
- a CDS encoding thiolase family protein, whose protein sequence is MREVVIVEAVRTPVGKRNGVFRNVHPVHLAAIVLDEVVKRAGIEKRLVEDIVMGCVTPIAEQGYNIGRLAALEAGFPIEVPAVQINRMCGSGQQAIHFAAQEIRSGDMDITIAAGVESMTKVPILSDGNEKTIPPSLQEKYEFVHQGVSAELIAKKYGLTREQLDAYAYESHQRAIRAQEQGIFDQEIVPVEGLDKEGNAIMVTKDEGPRRDTSPEALASLRPVFRENGKITAGNASQMSDGAAAVLLMEKETARELGVTPKAKIIAQTVVGSDPTYMLDGVIPATKKVLQKAGLTVDDIDLIEINEAFAPVVLAWQKEIGAPFSKVNVNGGAIALGHPLGATGAKLMTSLVNELKRRNGKYGLLTICIGHGMATATIIERL
- a CDS encoding trimeric intracellular cation channel family protein, coding for MTWEVLSIIGTIAFAISGAIVAMEEEYDLLGVYILGIVTAFGGGAIRNLLIGVPVSALWEQGTLFLIALLAMTVVYLFPQKTLAHWKRWGNFFDALGLSAFAIQGALYAVKMNHPLSAVIVAAVLTGSGGGIIRDILAGRKPLVLRAEIYAVWAIVAGVAVGTKLASTPVELYLLFVVVTLLRILSYTYNWKLPHRSLRNQSMDQS
- the hflX gene encoding GTPase HflX, which produces MNEREKVILVGCQLPDIDEERFSYSMEELASLVHTANGEVIMTVTQKREAAHPATYIGKGKVEELARLVEQLEPDVVIFNDELSPSQNRNLSRQLSVRIIDRTQLILDIFAQRARSKEGKLQVELAQLQYLLPRLSGQGTELSRLGGGIGTRGPGETKLETDRRHIYRRIDEIKTQLKLVAEHRERYRERRKKNHVFQISLVGYTNAGKSTLFNRLTDADSFEENLLFATLDPLTRKMTLPSGYTVLLTDTVGFIQDLPTTLVAAFRSTLEEVKEADLILHVVDSSNPDYYHHEQTVYELLDELGVSSIPIVTIYNKRDIAHRNFVPSTKTDAIIISAFDAHDLRRLRQFIEETMMKQMVHYHASIPSNEGRLLAQLKAETILRELHYNEESGMYECKGYMMPKHPLYGQLQQ
- a CDS encoding aminotransferase class I/II-fold pyridoxal phosphate-dependent enzyme, whose amino-acid sequence is MFTQLRHGEKIAALVKEIEAQIAPIHKEIEERIDINQYRVLDSFRRHKVSDSHFIPSTGYGYDDIGRDTLEQIYADVFGGEAGLVRPQIISGTHAISIALFGILRPGDELLYITGNPYDTLEEIVGIRGSGVGSLKEFHIHYQSVPLTAEGRVDFDAVKNAINGRTKMIGIQRSRGYATRPSFTIEEISEMISFVKAIKPDVVVFVDNCYGEFVEEKEPCHVGADLMAGSLIKNPGGGLAKTGGYIVGKKQYVQACSYRMTSPGIGGEAGPTLYSLHEMYQGFFLAPHIVGQALKGAVFTAAMLERIGLNTQPSWDATRTDLVQSVQFDDPEQMIAFCQAIQFSSPVNAHFTPYPSYMPGYEDDVIMAAGTFIQGASIELTADGPIRPPYVAYVQGGLTYSHVKIAICTAIDQLLEKQLISL
- a CDS encoding MerR family transcriptional regulator, which gives rise to MSSNIRRSMPLFPIGIVMQLTELSARQIRYYEEHGLVSPARTEGNRRLFSLNDIDRLLEIKDLIDQGVNLAGIKQIFAARQADKKEKQEEKVEKVVKQSLSDEELREILRTELMQAGRFHRASLRQGDLARFFH
- the glnA gene encoding type I glutamate--ammonia ligase; amino-acid sequence: MAKYTREDIMRIVKEENVKYIRLQFTDILGTIKNVEIPISQLEKALNNKIMFDGSSIEGFVRIEESDMYLYPDLDTFVIFPWTAEKGKVARFICDIYNADGTPFEGCPRYNLKRMLKEMEALGFTAFNLGAEPEFFLFKLDENGRPTLELNDQGGYFDLAPTDLGENCRRDIVLELEEMGFEIEASHHEVAPGQHEIDFKYADAVKACDDIQTFKLVVKTIARKHGLHATFMPKPIFGINGSGMHCNLSLFRNNENAFFDPNADLQLSETARQFIAGVLKHAPNFTAVTNPTVNSYKRLVPGYEAPCYVAWSARNRSPLIRIPASRGMSTRIEVRSVDPSANPYLAMAVLLAAGLDGIKNKLTPPAPVDRNIYVMTKEERLEEGIVDLPATLAEALENLKSDEVIVQALGKHLFEHFVEAKEIEWDMFRTAVHQWERDQYMELY